The following are encoded in a window of Sutcliffiella horikoshii genomic DNA:
- a CDS encoding nuclease-related domain-containing protein, translating into MITKDREKPLRLLAHEAAMRRVPKTHPKHPQLEQEFYRLHYGYKGEQAMDYYSSFLPHEDYKVLHGLRIPDTKGRHFQMDSLLISPTHCLILDSKYVSGKIEFDEDTGSLIRHNEAGQERLGDPFAQLARHKIQLSSIIKDLKLPRLPIYTQIVITHKNATLLKKSPIILKNVVFHTNLPTRIKEIDNTQTHTYFSNKDANKLVKTLLKIHQDENFNLMNYYGLSSSSFIRGVICPICSHAPMQKSYQKWLCLKCGHSEKELLQQTIKDYPLLGFGNKITNREFREFICLHSSHIAYRELLSLNIPHQGNKKARIYFIE; encoded by the coding sequence ATGATAACAAAAGACAGAGAAAAACCACTCAGGTTGCTCGCGCATGAAGCCGCAATGCGAAGGGTCCCCAAAACCCATCCAAAACACCCTCAACTTGAACAAGAATTCTACCGTTTACACTATGGATACAAAGGCGAACAAGCAATGGACTACTATTCATCCTTCCTGCCCCATGAAGACTATAAAGTGTTGCATGGCCTAAGGATTCCAGACACAAAAGGACGACATTTCCAGATGGACTCACTCCTTATCTCCCCTACTCATTGCCTCATATTAGATTCCAAATATGTTTCAGGAAAAATTGAGTTTGATGAAGATACCGGTAGTCTAATTCGTCACAATGAAGCAGGACAAGAAAGACTTGGAGACCCGTTTGCACAGCTAGCGCGCCACAAAATTCAACTCTCCTCTATCATCAAGGACCTTAAATTGCCCCGATTACCTATCTATACTCAAATCGTCATAACACATAAAAATGCTACCTTATTAAAAAAATCTCCCATCATCTTAAAGAATGTAGTCTTCCACACGAATCTCCCAACAAGAATAAAAGAAATTGATAACACCCAAACCCACACTTACTTTTCAAATAAGGACGCCAACAAGCTTGTGAAAACACTATTAAAAATTCACCAAGATGAGAACTTTAACTTGATGAATTACTATGGACTTTCTTCTTCTTCGTTTATTAGAGGAGTGATTTGCCCTATTTGCTCCCATGCACCTATGCAGAAATCTTATCAGAAGTGGTTGTGCTTAAAATGTGGACATTCAGAAAAAGAGCTTCTTCAACAGACAATTAAGGACTATCCATTACTTGGATTTGGGAACAAGATAACAAACAGAGAGTTCCGAGAGTTCATATGTCTTCATTCCTCACACATTGCTTACAGAGAGCTCCTATCATTAAATATCCCCCACCAAGGCAACAAAAAAGCCCGCATATATTTTATTGAATAA
- a CDS encoding cytochrome c oxidase subunit 2A, whose amino-acid sequence MANVQYERPEKTTGKKLPLKEEEASLKGTLIAVFLLGAFIVISWVSVFSLFISRN is encoded by the coding sequence ATGGCAAATGTACAATATGAACGTCCTGAGAAAACTACCGGCAAGAAGCTTCCTTTGAAAGAAGAGGAAGCTTCATTAAAAGGAACATTGATTGCCGTATTTTTGTTAGGGGCGTTTATCGTCATTTCGTGGGTCAGCGTGTTCAGCTTATTTATTTCACGAAATTAG
- a CDS encoding peroxiredoxin family protein: MGYLKLKDKAPEFKLTQTTGETFSFDAHQKEHEAWHLIVFFRGSWCPVCQNELKELEESKGYFEDKKVHVLAIATEEVEKLKEMVSEYDLTMPVLSDSKLEALEAYGVYYHGEDAPYEDHGVHGEPAYFLIDEKGKLLYQQRQTSPFGRPSVSELRKIVKYIGKNLK; the protein is encoded by the coding sequence ATGGGATATCTTAAATTAAAGGACAAAGCTCCTGAATTTAAACTTACTCAAACTACAGGGGAAACTTTCTCGTTTGACGCTCACCAAAAGGAGCATGAGGCATGGCATTTGATCGTCTTTTTCCGCGGTTCATGGTGCCCTGTCTGTCAAAATGAATTGAAGGAACTAGAGGAAAGCAAGGGGTACTTTGAGGATAAAAAGGTACATGTCTTGGCCATAGCCACAGAGGAAGTGGAAAAACTAAAGGAAATGGTATCGGAATATGATTTGACTATGCCTGTCCTTTCAGACTCGAAACTTGAAGCGTTAGAAGCATATGGTGTCTATTATCATGGAGAAGATGCTCCATATGAAGACCATGGAGTTCACGGGGAACCAGCCTATTTCCTTATTGATGAAAAAGGAAAACTACTCTATCAACAAAGGCAGACAAGTCCATTTGGTAGACCGTCTGTATCTGAACTGCGAAAAATTGTGAAATACATTGGGAAGAATTTAAAGTAG
- a CDS encoding glutamine--tRNA ligase/YqeY domain fusion protein, which produces MEHNPANSNFIRNIIKEDLESGKRNHVITRFPPEPNGYLHIGHAKSIVINFDLADEFNGKTNLRFDDTNPLKEDVEYVNSIKEDVKWLGYDWDGLFFASDYFEEMYNRAVLLIKKGKAYVDDLSADEIRAYRGTLKEPGKDSPYRERSVEENLDLFERMRKGEFGSGEKVLRAKIDMKSPNINLRDPVIYRISHATHHNTGDKWCIYPMYAFAHPIEDAIEDVTHSICTVEFEDQRPLYNWVVAETEMAGTPQQIEFGRLNITNAVMSKRKLRKLVEEGIVDGWDDPRMPTISGLRRKGYTPEAIRAFVRETGVSKGSGFVDSQMLDHFVREDLKLKSPRTMGVVRPLKVVITNYPEGQVEMLDAENNPENPEMGTRQIPFSREIYIEQEDFMEDPPKKYFRLFPGNEVRLKHAYFIKCEDFVKDEDGNVVEIHCTYDPETKSGTGFTGRKVKGTLHWVEASQAVPAEFRLFEPLLLDEEPESEVEAEVANVAGTEEESMEVIEKSFLDQVNPNSMKVLNGFVEENMKDVAPQEKFQFFRHGYFNVDPKHTTADKLVFNEIVSLKSSFKL; this is translated from the coding sequence TTGGAACATAACCCAGCAAACTCGAATTTTATTCGAAATATCATAAAAGAGGACCTGGAATCTGGCAAGCGCAACCATGTCATCACCCGCTTCCCTCCAGAGCCAAACGGTTACCTACATATCGGACATGCAAAGTCCATCGTCATCAACTTTGACCTTGCTGACGAGTTCAACGGAAAAACGAACCTGCGCTTTGACGACACCAACCCTTTAAAAGAAGACGTTGAGTATGTTAACTCCATCAAAGAAGACGTAAAATGGCTTGGCTATGATTGGGACGGACTATTCTTTGCATCTGATTACTTTGAAGAGATGTACAATCGCGCTGTTCTTTTAATCAAAAAAGGCAAAGCGTATGTGGACGACCTGTCTGCTGATGAGATCCGTGCTTACCGCGGTACTTTAAAAGAACCAGGAAAAGACAGCCCATACCGCGAGCGTTCTGTGGAAGAAAACCTTGATCTATTTGAGCGCATGCGTAAAGGCGAATTTGGCAGCGGAGAAAAAGTACTTCGTGCAAAAATTGACATGAAGTCACCGAACATCAACTTGCGCGACCCGGTCATCTACCGTATCTCTCATGCAACGCACCATAACACAGGAGACAAATGGTGCATCTACCCGATGTATGCCTTCGCACACCCAATTGAGGATGCGATTGAAGATGTGACTCATTCTATCTGTACCGTGGAGTTTGAAGACCAACGTCCACTGTACAACTGGGTCGTAGCGGAAACGGAAATGGCAGGAACGCCACAGCAAATCGAGTTTGGCCGTTTGAACATCACCAATGCCGTCATGAGTAAGCGTAAGCTGCGCAAGCTTGTGGAAGAAGGAATTGTGGACGGATGGGACGACCCTCGTATGCCGACAATTTCCGGACTGCGCCGTAAAGGTTACACACCTGAAGCAATCCGCGCATTCGTTCGTGAAACAGGTGTTTCTAAAGGATCCGGTTTTGTTGACTCGCAAATGCTTGATCACTTTGTACGTGAAGATTTGAAATTGAAGTCCCCTCGTACCATGGGTGTTGTACGTCCTTTGAAAGTGGTCATCACCAACTACCCAGAAGGACAAGTGGAAATGCTGGATGCGGAAAATAACCCGGAAAATCCCGAAATGGGAACAAGACAAATTCCATTCTCCCGCGAGATTTATATCGAGCAAGAGGATTTCATGGAAGATCCGCCGAAGAAATACTTCCGCCTCTTCCCTGGCAATGAGGTTCGCCTGAAGCATGCTTACTTCATTAAGTGTGAGGACTTTGTAAAAGACGAAGACGGAAATGTAGTGGAGATCCACTGTACGTACGATCCGGAAACGAAGAGCGGCACTGGGTTCACTGGCCGTAAAGTAAAAGGGACATTACACTGGGTAGAAGCTTCCCAAGCGGTCCCTGCTGAATTCCGTTTGTTCGAGCCGTTGCTATTGGATGAGGAGCCTGAGTCGGAAGTGGAAGCTGAAGTTGCAAATGTAGCTGGCACGGAAGAAGAGTCGATGGAAGTTATCGAAAAATCCTTCCTGGACCAAGTAAACCCGAATTCCATGAAAGTGTTGAACGGATTTGTGGAGGAAAACATGAAGGATGTGGCACCACAGGAGAAATTCCAATTCTTCCGCCACGGCTACTTTAATGTGGATCCGAAACATACCACAGCTGACAAGCTTGTGTTTAATGAGATTGTGTCGTTGAAGAGTTCGTTTAAGTTATAG
- a CDS encoding DUF2243 domain-containing protein — protein sequence MDMDTSNYSRRNLWSGILFGLGMVAFIDETIFHQLLHWHHFYDKSTTSVGLVSDGLFHAFSWFATIGGLFLFADLRRRKSLVWKRWIGGIYLGAGVFQLYDGIIQHKIMRIHQIRYVDNVIIYDVIWNMIAAGMIVVGVILTIKTNNRQRSKEVAS from the coding sequence ATGGATATGGATACATCCAACTATAGCAGACGTAATTTGTGGTCGGGGATTCTCTTTGGATTAGGGATGGTTGCTTTTATAGATGAAACGATCTTTCACCAATTGCTTCACTGGCATCATTTTTATGATAAGTCCACAACAAGTGTGGGTTTAGTTTCCGACGGGTTATTTCATGCCTTCAGCTGGTTTGCGACGATTGGGGGCTTGTTTTTATTTGCTGATTTAAGGAGAAGGAAGTCGCTTGTTTGGAAAAGGTGGATAGGCGGTATTTATTTGGGGGCAGGAGTTTTTCAATTATATGATGGGATCATTCAACACAAGATCATGCGGATTCATCAAATTCGGTATGTTGATAATGTAATAATTTATGACGTAATTTGGAATATGATCGCTGCGGGGATGATAGTGGTGGGTGTGATTTTAACGATTAAAACGAATAATAGGCAACGTTCCAAAGAGGTTGCTTCATGA
- a CDS encoding haloacid dehalogenase type II, with the protein MPPTISTFVFDVYGTLFDVHSVKEKADELFDGKGTEISEIWRRKQLEYSFLRQLMGNYETFFEVTKDSLKYALKQLAIPFSNKEVESLMVQYTSLRAYDEVQNVLSTLKENGRVLAVFSNGSRNMLEPLVEQAGMKEYFHHIISVDDTKQYKPTPASYTGVLKVIGVKREEVLFMSSNGWDISGAKNFGFHTAWINRNHLPQEELGLAPDYTFDSLDGILDLL; encoded by the coding sequence TTGCCCCCTACTATTTCAACATTCGTATTTGATGTGTATGGAACCTTATTTGATGTTCATTCTGTAAAAGAAAAAGCGGATGAATTATTTGACGGAAAAGGAACGGAAATCAGTGAAATATGGAGGAGAAAACAGTTGGAGTATTCGTTTCTTCGCCAACTGATGGGGAACTATGAAACATTTTTCGAGGTAACGAAAGATTCTTTGAAATATGCATTAAAGCAATTGGCCATTCCGTTTTCTAACAAAGAAGTGGAGTCTCTTATGGTGCAATATACTTCTTTGCGTGCCTATGATGAAGTACAGAATGTGCTAAGCACGCTTAAAGAGAATGGGAGGGTTCTTGCGGTCTTCTCAAACGGGTCGCGGAATATGTTAGAGCCTTTGGTCGAACAAGCAGGGATGAAAGAGTATTTCCATCACATCATAAGTGTAGATGACACGAAGCAGTATAAACCTACGCCTGCTTCCTATACGGGAGTGCTGAAAGTGATAGGTGTGAAAAGAGAAGAAGTTCTATTTATGTCTTCAAATGGATGGGATATCAGCGGCGCCAAAAACTTTGGTTTTCATACTGCTTGGATTAACAGAAATCATTTACCCCAAGAAGAATTGGGGCTAGCCCCAGATTACACATTTGATTCACTAGATGGCATTTTGGATTTATTATAA
- a CDS encoding YdeI/OmpD-associated family protein has translation MNAEKTIIDKLNLQKYENRLFLQLPENTGEFEGLEYDTSIKKDKYDLIFLFMFSMEDFNRYVPIINEKQLLSDNGYVYVAYPKKGNSVYPEYIERDSFYAELNLDEEKYLPNSALKFSRMVSLNEVFTVVGLKSTPKKAKKKTSAKSQCVDDYIAHIDDIKSFLKNNGAVLAKYNELTYGYQKDWARYVYSAKRAETQEKRLQEMVAIIDEGHKSMDLYRRSKK, from the coding sequence ATGAATGCTGAAAAAACGATTATCGATAAACTGAATCTGCAAAAATATGAGAACCGTTTATTTTTGCAGTTGCCTGAGAATACTGGGGAGTTTGAAGGACTGGAATACGATACTTCTATTAAAAAGGACAAGTATGATTTGATTTTCTTATTCATGTTCTCCATGGAAGATTTCAACAGGTACGTTCCAATCATAAATGAGAAGCAGTTGCTTTCTGATAACGGCTATGTGTATGTCGCTTATCCGAAAAAGGGGAATTCGGTCTACCCGGAATACATTGAGCGGGACAGCTTTTATGCGGAGTTAAATCTGGATGAAGAAAAGTACCTGCCAAACAGCGCGCTTAAATTTTCAAGAATGGTCAGCCTGAATGAGGTTTTCACGGTAGTAGGGCTAAAATCCACGCCTAAGAAAGCGAAAAAGAAGACAAGTGCAAAGAGTCAATGTGTGGATGACTACATCGCTCACATTGATGACATTAAGAGCTTCTTGAAAAATAATGGGGCGGTATTGGCCAAATATAACGAACTGACATATGGCTACCAAAAGGATTGGGCGCGCTATGTCTATAGTGCTAAAAGGGCAGAAACGCAGGAAAAACGCCTGCAAGAGATGGTAGCAATCATTGACGAAGGTCATAAATCGATGGATCTTTATAGACGAAGCAAAAAATAA
- a CDS encoding cytochrome c oxidase assembly protein: MSLLTHIHHQAEIGGWTSQLLVVPFLLALLLYITGVKLSNGKYTKWPLKRTLLFTSGIIFAVIALAGPIAERAHVDFSYHMYAHLLLGMLAPLLLALSAPMTLLMRALSVNASRKLTRILKSKPISVVTDPAVATVLNIGGLWVLYTTALYEAMHQHVGLYLFVHFHVFLAGYLFTISMIYVDPTAHRRSYLYRTIVFILALAGHGILSKFIYSMPPKGVPVEQAESGAMVMYYGGDVIDGIILVILCYQWYKTTRPRALSEVALKG, translated from the coding sequence ATGAGCCTACTCACACACATCCATCATCAGGCAGAGATAGGTGGTTGGACCAGTCAGCTTCTGGTGGTTCCTTTTTTATTGGCATTACTTTTATATATAACAGGAGTGAAACTATCCAATGGAAAATATACAAAATGGCCGCTCAAGCGGACTTTGTTGTTTACTAGTGGAATTATCTTTGCTGTGATTGCTTTGGCAGGTCCCATTGCAGAAAGGGCACATGTGGATTTCTCCTACCATATGTACGCACATCTATTATTAGGGATGTTGGCGCCACTATTACTCGCCTTATCGGCACCTATGACCCTTTTAATGAGGGCGCTTAGCGTTAATGCTTCCAGAAAGTTAACACGAATCCTAAAGAGTAAACCTATCTCGGTCGTTACAGATCCAGCTGTTGCTACTGTCTTAAATATCGGAGGATTGTGGGTTCTATATACAACCGCATTGTATGAAGCGATGCATCAGCATGTAGGGCTGTATCTTTTCGTACATTTCCATGTGTTCTTGGCAGGGTATTTGTTTACGATATCGATGATTTATGTTGACCCGACAGCGCATAGAAGAAGCTACCTCTACCGGACCATCGTCTTCATCCTTGCACTTGCCGGACATGGTATTCTATCGAAATTCATCTATTCTATGCCTCCAAAAGGTGTGCCTGTAGAACAAGCGGAAAGTGGAGCAATGGTTATGTACTATGGCGGCGATGTGATTGACGGTATCATCTTAGTTATCCTGTGCTATCAATGGTATAAAACTACACGTCCTAGAGCACTTAGCGAGGTAGCGTTGAAAGGGTAA
- a CDS encoding b(o/a)3-type cytochrome-c oxidase subunit 1: MRQAAEVDIHDSKLSMAYIYIAFAALFLGTMAGVVQGLVRGGLIELPYSISYYQLLTAHGVLLALVLTTYFIYGFLHAGMSRTLGTMTPFERRLGWVGFWVLTIGTLLSFAMILTNDASVLYTFYAPLQASPLYYVGLTLFVVGTWIGGASLLAHYIRWKKRNRGQITPLFSFMTVGTILLWYVASIGVAATVLLQFLPWSLGLVDNINILLSRTLFWYFGHPLVYFWLLPAYIAWYVCIPKIIGGKLFSDSLARLAFVLFLLFSIPVGFHHQLMEAGISEFWKYLQVVLTFAVIVPSLLTAFSIFATFELAGRAKGARGAFGWVRKLPWGDARFFAPFMGMLFFIPAGTGGIINASNQMNAVVHNTLWVVGHFHITVGSTVILTFFGIAYWLIPVLRGRAFTARMNKLAMTQTILWTVGMFFMSGAMHLLGLLGAPRRTAYTTYQDHATAAAWFDGVFTNQVTMALGGVILFVASMLMIYIVINLAFFAPKAHTEFPIGEVADDARETPRILENWKLWIGIAVALILFAYTIPLMDMIQNAPPGSPPFRPW; this comes from the coding sequence ATGAGACAGGCAGCGGAAGTAGACATTCATGATTCAAAATTAAGTATGGCCTATATTTATATCGCTTTTGCTGCGCTATTCTTGGGAACAATGGCAGGTGTGGTCCAGGGGCTTGTGCGCGGGGGACTAATTGAACTGCCTTACAGCATCAGCTATTACCAGCTGTTGACGGCTCATGGTGTGTTGCTTGCACTTGTGTTGACGACCTATTTCATCTACGGTTTCCTTCATGCCGGGATGAGCAGAACATTGGGGACGATGACACCTTTTGAAAGAAGATTAGGCTGGGTCGGCTTTTGGGTACTCACGATCGGCACTCTATTAAGCTTTGCAATGATCTTAACGAATGACGCATCGGTCTTATATACTTTTTACGCGCCATTGCAAGCCTCTCCCCTCTATTATGTAGGGTTGACTCTGTTTGTGGTCGGAACATGGATTGGCGGGGCAAGTTTGTTGGCACATTATATCCGCTGGAAAAAGAGAAACCGCGGGCAAATAACACCACTGTTCAGCTTTATGACAGTCGGAACGATTCTATTATGGTATGTCGCTTCCATCGGGGTTGCCGCAACTGTGCTGCTTCAATTCTTACCTTGGTCGCTAGGCCTTGTTGATAACATCAATATCTTATTAAGCCGCACGTTATTCTGGTATTTTGGCCATCCGTTGGTGTACTTCTGGCTACTGCCAGCTTACATCGCTTGGTATGTCTGCATTCCTAAAATCATCGGCGGAAAGCTGTTCAGTGATTCACTAGCTCGCTTGGCTTTTGTGTTGTTCTTGCTGTTCTCCATTCCAGTTGGCTTCCACCATCAACTGATGGAAGCCGGGATCTCTGAGTTTTGGAAATACCTGCAGGTTGTCTTGACCTTTGCGGTAATCGTTCCTTCGCTGCTGACCGCCTTCTCTATTTTCGCAACGTTTGAATTAGCAGGTCGGGCTAAAGGAGCAAGAGGTGCCTTTGGATGGGTACGAAAATTACCTTGGGGTGACGCACGCTTTTTCGCACCATTTATGGGAATGCTGTTTTTCATCCCCGCTGGAACCGGTGGAATTATCAACGCCAGTAACCAAATGAATGCTGTCGTCCATAACACTCTTTGGGTGGTGGGACACTTCCACATTACGGTTGGATCCACCGTTATCCTGACATTCTTCGGAATTGCCTACTGGCTGATTCCAGTACTGCGCGGCAGGGCCTTCACCGCACGCATGAACAAACTTGCAATGACACAGACGATCCTTTGGACGGTCGGAATGTTCTTTATGTCTGGTGCGATGCACTTGCTTGGGTTGTTGGGGGCACCTCGTCGTACTGCCTATACCACTTATCAGGATCATGCGACAGCTGCCGCTTGGTTTGATGGAGTTTTCACAAACCAGGTCACGATGGCACTCGGCGGGGTCATCCTGTTTGTCGCATCCATGCTGATGATCTACATCGTCATCAACCTTGCCTTCTTCGCACCAAAAGCCCATACGGAATTCCCAATCGGCGAAGTGGCGGATGATGCACGGGAAACCCCACGCATTCTTGAAAACTGGAAGCTATGGATCGGAATTGCGGTGGCATTAATCTTGTTCGCTTACACCATTCCGTTAATGGATATGATACAAAATGCACCACCAGGATCACCTCCGTTCAGACCTTGGTGA
- a CDS encoding cytochrome c oxidase subunit II: MHLHRYEKYWLIFGVGTLVVFLSVIGVTAFAHGHHPPSHMATVDAENVRASAPFDEPGLKKIDENTYEATIIAMTFGYEPNKITVPKGSTVKFQLTSQDVVHSFTIPKTNVNMMITPGHINQSEHTFKEAGSYLVLCNEYCGIGHQNMQMEIEVTDE; this comes from the coding sequence ATGCATTTACACCGTTATGAAAAATATTGGTTAATTTTTGGCGTTGGGACCTTGGTTGTCTTTTTATCCGTCATTGGGGTTACCGCCTTTGCTCACGGGCACCATCCACCAAGTCATATGGCCACTGTGGATGCGGAGAATGTGAGAGCATCCGCTCCATTTGATGAGCCCGGATTGAAGAAAATCGACGAGAACACCTATGAAGCTACCATCATTGCTATGACATTTGGCTATGAACCTAATAAAATTACCGTCCCAAAAGGCTCTACTGTCAAGTTCCAGCTGACTAGCCAGGATGTCGTCCACAGCTTCACCATCCCGAAGACAAACGTCAACATGATGATCACACCTGGACACATCAACCAATCGGAACATACATTCAAAGAAGCTGGCTCTTACCTTGTCCTTTGCAATGAATATTGCGGCATTGGACATCAGAATATGCAAATGGAAATTGAGGTGACAGATGAATGA
- a CDS encoding DUF2935 domain-containing protein yields MSYEPITPWEEHEFWLGILKDHAYFIRDYLSPEEKKWVKQAETFIETFGKVEQELRKVPKDAPVDSGPMIRLAEMANEVAYKYYLFEGNLLNLRLFNKVNLNLTPTYLNGTLLENREYLRILESYVQGKDYPALTLVELLSMWLDDQLGHASLLLRMLDGVEFALVERANHVRGKFSQFIVKNDMMEGYLHFTEPGFPAQMRFAKEVSVEVVKFNNLVAEVLELYLDDELINQSTLRFLEHHFPESCYFMRKLSYYAPSISYPACKLTKPTLRNLN; encoded by the coding sequence ATGAGCTATGAACCGATTACCCCATGGGAAGAACATGAATTCTGGCTGGGCATATTAAAGGACCATGCCTATTTTATAAGAGATTATTTATCACCGGAAGAAAAGAAATGGGTCAAGCAGGCGGAGACGTTTATTGAGACTTTTGGAAAAGTGGAACAGGAGCTTAGAAAGGTTCCTAAAGATGCACCTGTTGATTCGGGACCGATGATCAGGCTAGCGGAAATGGCGAATGAAGTGGCATACAAGTACTACTTGTTCGAAGGCAATCTGTTGAATCTGAGGCTTTTTAATAAGGTCAATTTGAATTTGACACCGACTTATTTGAATGGGACGCTTTTGGAAAACAGGGAGTACTTGAGGATACTGGAAAGCTACGTCCAGGGAAAAGATTATCCTGCATTAACTCTCGTCGAATTGTTAAGCATGTGGCTGGATGATCAGTTGGGGCATGCCTCTTTATTATTGAGGATGTTGGATGGCGTGGAGTTTGCACTGGTGGAACGAGCCAATCATGTGAGAGGAAAGTTTTCGCAGTTTATTGTGAAAAATGACATGATGGAAGGCTATCTGCATTTTACAGAACCAGGCTTTCCTGCGCAGATGAGGTTCGCAAAGGAAGTGTCAGTCGAAGTGGTGAAGTTTAATAATCTGGTGGCCGAAGTACTGGAGCTTTACTTGGACGACGAACTCATTAATCAAAGTACACTGCGATTTCTCGAACACCACTTTCCGGAATCCTGCTATTTTATGAGAAAGTTATCCTATTACGCGCCTTCTATTAGCTATCCGGCATGTAAGTTGACGAAGCCTACGTTAAGAAACTTAAATTAA
- a CDS encoding cytochrome C oxidase subunit II, with product MFSFKKFLVCCFALVLLLGVMTGCGSDEVSVEDAEAEVTIKSSNWEFDKATYTAPAGKPVAIHHENVEGHHGITIKGTDVKIQGDGSVVANLKPGEYEIICDIMCGTGHTEMVSKLVVE from the coding sequence ATGTTTTCTTTTAAAAAATTTTTGGTGTGCTGCTTTGCACTTGTCTTACTTTTAGGGGTTATGACCGGTTGTGGTTCTGATGAGGTTTCGGTGGAAGATGCGGAGGCAGAAGTAACGATTAAGAGTTCGAACTGGGAATTCGATAAAGCTACTTATACCGCTCCTGCCGGCAAACCCGTTGCTATCCACCATGAAAACGTGGAAGGTCACCACGGAATTACCATTAAAGGAACAGATGTGAAGATTCAAGGGGATGGCAGTGTCGTTGCGAACCTTAAGCCTGGGGAATACGAAATCATCTGTGACATCATGTGCGGAACAGGGCACACAGAGATGGTTTCCAAACTGGTTGTGGAATAG
- a CDS encoding methyl-accepting chemotaxis protein: protein MRAVSKLLNLEQQLVLEAYDQETERLKGAVEEQKRHVRDNVASASENLAAISEETNAAFQQLLSRSSEIVSLSNNGTELSILAQEHAENGKGQIHKQTLNMTNIHGSVNDISRDVDVLLTISKQMEEIVEIVTGIADQTNLLALNAAIEAARAGESGRGFAVVAGEVRKLSEQTKKSVTNVSSLILNTNKQAEELIKSLERIRVEVKSGDDNMKQTEKHFEEILNMLGKTCNQNNKINEEVLSFVGVVDDLGKAFEEVAHSADSLTMITQEMK, encoded by the coding sequence ATCAGAGCCGTTTCAAAGCTGTTGAATTTGGAGCAGCAGTTAGTATTAGAGGCATATGATCAGGAAACAGAAAGATTAAAAGGAGCTGTGGAGGAACAGAAGCGACACGTTAGGGATAATGTAGCGAGCGCATCTGAAAATTTAGCTGCTATTTCAGAAGAGACGAACGCGGCGTTTCAACAATTGCTCTCACGTTCTAGTGAGATAGTGTCTCTTTCAAACAACGGAACAGAGCTTTCCATACTTGCACAGGAGCATGCGGAAAATGGAAAGGGCCAAATACATAAACAAACGTTGAATATGACAAATATTCATGGTTCAGTCAATGATATTTCAAGGGATGTGGATGTATTATTAACCATATCAAAACAGATGGAAGAAATCGTAGAAATTGTGACAGGAATAGCGGACCAGACCAACTTGTTGGCGCTTAATGCTGCCATTGAAGCGGCAAGGGCTGGAGAGTCAGGACGCGGCTTTGCTGTGGTAGCAGGTGAGGTTCGAAAACTTTCCGAACAGACAAAAAAATCAGTAACAAATGTTTCTTCTCTTATCCTGAATACGAATAAGCAAGCAGAGGAATTGATAAAGTCCTTAGAGAGAATAAGAGTCGAAGTCAAAAGTGGCGACGATAACATGAAGCAGACAGAAAAACACTTTGAAGAAATTTTAAATATGTTAGGGAAAACTTGTAATCAAAATAACAAAATCAACGAAGAAGTATTGTCTTTTGTGGGAGTGGTAGATGATTTGGGAAAGGCATTTGAAGAGGTTGCTCATTCTGCAGATAGCTTGACTATGATTACGCAAGAGATGAAATAA